The following proteins are encoded in a genomic region of Diabrotica virgifera virgifera chromosome 1, PGI_DIABVI_V3a:
- the LOC126886649 gene encoding uncharacterized protein LOC126886649, which produces MADLNKAGPSGVKRRKTVKVRNEKNLSVEELMQFLYNSDSDEDYEDSDVDNFEIENVSEDSSGSDTEDDVLQNELNNTVADNPDVKITDNEWTETTSGMKQIPFTKRSGLLVDSPGDSAYDWFRLLFDDELLNMIVLQTNSYAVEVLSTSKGCDPSSLYM; this is translated from the exons atggCTGATTTAAATAAAGCTGGACCTTCAGGCGTAAAAAGACGTAAGACCGTGAAAGtgagaaatgaaaaaaatctgAGTGTTGAGGAATTGATGCAGTTTTTATATAATTCAGACTCAGATGAAGATTATGAAGACTCTGATGTAGATAACT ttgaaattgaaaatgtttcgGAAGACTCTTCTGGAAGTGATACTGAGGATGATGTACTACAGAACGAGTTAAATAATACCGTTGCAGATAATCCTGACGTAAAGATTACAGACAATGAATGGACCGAAACAACTAGCGGTATGAAACAAATTCCATTTACAAAAAGAAGTGGATTGTTAGTCGATAGTCCTGGTGATAGTGCGTACGATTGGTTTAGGCTGTTGTTTGACGATGAACTTTTAAATATGATTGTCTTACAAACTAACAGTTATGCAGTTGAAGTTCTTTCTACCAGCAAAGGATGTGACC